The following are from one region of the Pleurodeles waltl isolate 20211129_DDA chromosome 4_1, aPleWal1.hap1.20221129, whole genome shotgun sequence genome:
- the LOC138287081 gene encoding clumping factor A-like encodes MTPALSPIRAVHLIIDPEPDNRPSSESYTCQVPGTDSSSESYTSCAPGNGSSSESYTCQVPGTDSSSESYTSCAPGNGSSSESYTCQVPGTDSSSELYTSHTSSTDSSSDSYTNCAPDNVSSSESYTSQAPGTDSSSDSYTSCAPDNVSSSESYTSQAPGTDSSSDSYTSCAPDNVSSSESYTCQAPGTDSSSESCTCCAPGTDSSSESYTSHTTGTDSSSDFYTSCAPDNVSSSESYTWQAPGTDSSSDSSTSCAPDNVSSSESYTWQAPGTDSSSHSYTSCAADNVSSSESYTSHTSGTDSSSDSYMSCAPDNVSSSKSYACQAPATDSSSDSYTSCAPDNVSSSESYTWQAPGTDSSSESCTCCAPGTDSSSESYTSHTTGTDSSSEPYTSGAQ; translated from the coding sequence ATGACTCCAGCTCTGAGTCCTATACGAGCTGTGCACCTGATAATAGACCCAGAACCTGATAATAGACCCAGCTCTGAGTCCTATACATGCCAAGTACCTGGTACTGACTCCAGTTCTGAGTCCTATACGAGCTGTGCACCTGGTAATGGCTCCAGCTCTGAGTCCTATACATGCCAAGTACCTGGTACAGACTCCAGCTCTGAGTCCTATACGAGCTGTGCACCTGGTAATGGCTCCAGCTCTGAGTCCTATACATGCCAAGTACCTGGTACTGACTCCAGTTCTGAGTTGTATACAAGCCACACATCTAGTACTGACTCCAGCTCTGACTCCTATACGAACTGTGCACCTGATAATGTCTCCAGCTCTGAGTCCTATACAAGCCAAGCACCTGGTACTGACTCCAGCTCTGACTCCTATACAAGCTGTGCACCTGATAATGTCTCCAGCTCTGAGTCCTATACAAGCCAAGCACCTGGTACTGACTCCAGCTCTGACTCCTATACAAGCTGTGCACCTGATAATGTCTCCAGCTCTGAGTCCTATACATGCCAAGCACCTGGTACTGACTCTAGCTCTGAGTCCTGTACATGCTGTGCACCTGGTACCGACTCCAGCTCTGAGTCCTATACAAGCCACACAACTGGTACTGACTCCAGCTCTGACTTCTATACAAGCTGTGCACCTGATAATGTCTCCAGCTCTGAGTCCTATACATGGCAAGCACCTGGTACTGACTCCAGCTCTGACTCCTCTACGAGCTGTGCACCTGATAATGTCTCCAGCTCTGAGTCCTATACATGGCAAGCACCTGGTACTGACTCTAGCTCTCACTCCTATACGAGCTGTGCAGCTGATAATGTCTCCAGCTCTGAGTCCTATACAAGCCACACATCTGGTACTGACTCCAGCTCTGACTCCTATATGAGCTGTGCACCTGATAATGTTTCCAGTTCTAAGTCCTATGCATGCCAAGCACCTGCTACTGACTCCAGCTCTGACTCCTATACAAGCTGTGCACCTGATAATGTCTCCAGCTCTGAGTCCTATACTTGGCAAGCACCTGGTACTGACTCTAGCTCTGAGTCCTGTACATGCTGTGCACCTGGTACTGACTCCAGCTCTGAATCCTATACAAGCCACACAACTGGTACTGACTCCAGCTCTGAGCCCTACACGAGCGGTGCACAATGA